One window from the genome of Diabrotica virgifera virgifera chromosome 6, PGI_DIABVI_V3a encodes:
- the LOC114338247 gene encoding uncharacterized protein LOC114338247, with protein MKCLCIFVVAIAVLGVSCLPSRQRRQFDWAEWETNANQVRNRNINRNIRQSWNQQGGRQIPTNSWNPNGPDFSDPDFNQDPNVNIQIPSIQIPNNQLPVDNGVTPDGSTTTTASPAYTRCFANCRTTSEYNPVCGTDGNNYDNPQRLNCARSCGRNVQLRRGGTCQPL; from the exons ATGAAATGTTTGTGCATCTTTGTCGTGG cAATCGCCGTTTTGGGTGTAAGTTGCTTACCTTCGAGACAACGACGCCAGTTCGATTGGGCAGAGTGGGAAACTAACGCCAATCAGGTTAGAAATAGGAATATAAACAGAAATATAAGACAATCATGGAATCAACAAGGAGGAAGACAAATTCCAACAAATTCATGGAATCCAAATGGTCCCGACTTCTCAGATCCAGATTTCAATCAAGATCCAAATGTAAACATCCAAATACCAAGTATCCAGATACCTAATAACCAACTCCCTGTCGATAATGGTGTTACTCCAGATGGATCCACTACTACTACAGCCTCGCCAGCTTATACAAGATGCTTCGCGAACTGCCGAACTACCAGTGAATACAACCCTGTTTGTGGTACTGATGGAAATAACTATGACAACCCTCAGAGACTTAATTGTGCCAGAAGTTGTGGAAGAA